One Candidatus Eisenbacteria bacterium genomic window, CATCGCTTCCTCCTTCGTTGACGTCTTCCAGGACATCGACGAGGAGAGCCGACGCGGCCCGCCGTTGCAACTCCCGGCGGCCGCTCATGCAGGAAATATGAATTTACAGAAGCGACGTTACGCTAACTACACGGTGAGCTGCGCGCTGTGATGCACGAGGCGGTTGATGGTCTGCCGCACGACCACGGATCGCCACATCGTCATCAACACCTTCTCGCCCATGGTGAGCGACCAGCCCACGGCGAGATCCGCCTCACTCGCTTTCATCAGCGCGACCTTCGCTTCCGCCACGTTGCGATCGAAGCTGGCGAGCAGCCGCTGGGTGGTCTCGTTGCTGTACTTGGGCGCCTTCGACACGTCGAGCGAACTCTCGTGAGTGACGTTCGCCTCCCGCGGCTCCCTCAGCGCGCAATCGCGAGACGGCGCGTCGTAATTCGCTCGGGAGTTGAATACCGAACGAAGTAGATACCGGCCGGAACCCGGTCGTGTTTCGCCCGCCCGTCCCAATTCAACTGATAGCTCCCGCGTTCGTGGCGACCCTCGGCGAGGTTCGCGATCTCGCGACCGGCGAGGTCGAGAATGCTCAGTCTCACCTCGGTCGGAGCAGTGAGGGCGAATTGAATCGTCACGGGTCCGCGGGACGGATTAGGCGATACGGCGGTCAGGCCGTCCTGAAGTCGCGGATGAGCTTCGACCACGATCGGCCCGAACGCCATGCGTTCGCCGTCAGGCGAGAGAGCTTCGAGGCGATACCACCACGGGTTCCCGGCCTCGATCGAGTGATCCTCCGCCACACTCACGCCGGCCTCGCGACGAATCGCGGCGGTGACCGGTGTCCACGGACCGGTCGCATTCGACGCTCGGAAAAGCTCGACCTCTGAAAATGGCGAGGGGCCCGAGAACTCCCACGACACGCGAATGCCAGCTTCGATCGGCTCGGCGTCGAAGCGCACGAGCATCGTCGCGGTGGGTGACTCCCCGATCGAAATCTTCCGGACGTACACATCGCCCTGGTCCGAGCGCGTGTCGACCCAACTCACGTACGCACTTCCCGGGCCCGCAGGTTCGAGGCGCGAGCCGCCCTGAAAGCCGGGCGCGGTGCACACGGCGAGTCGGTCCGAACCGCTGATTGGCCAGAGTGAGCCGCCCGCATCGACTCGCTGTGCGAACAGATCGGTTTCTCCGGGCGTCAACGAGGAGTCGGACCACACCACCATGGCCCCGCCCGATCCATCCGTGACCGTGAGCGGCAGGTCGCCATTCGCGAGCGCAGCACCCACACGAACCCCGAGTGGATCCCAGCCCGGCGGAATCGTCGCGTCGGGGCGAATGCGCTGCACACGCACATCCTCGTGCCCGGCGCCCGGAACGTAGACGTTCCATGCGGTCAGCACGCCGCCGAGTCCGTCGGCTGCCGACCATTGACCATGGAGCGAATTCCCACTTGTCGAGTAGAGATTCCCGAGCGCCGGCCAACCGCTGGACGGAGTCCCCGTCGGACCAAGTCTCTGAACGAAACTCCCGGCCCGAGCATGCGGCTGATCGCTTCCGTCCCAAAGCACGAAGACGCCGCCCGATTCGTCTCCGACCATCCCGAACTCTGGATAGACGTCGAAGCCGCCGACGCCGATCCCGCTGGCCGGAACGAGTGGATCAACCACACCAGCGGCAGTGACGTGCTGAAGAACTCGCAGGTACGTTTGGACGCTCAGCGACTGAGCCCGAGAGGCCGCCGCTGTACCGTCATCCGACCAACCCACCCACACGCCGCCGGAACCGTCGAGCGACAGCACGGGTTTGTCCTGCTCGTTGAATCCAGTCTTTGTCAGAACACCATCGGTGGGCCAGCCGGGATACGGTGAACCGTCGACTTGAAGTCGATGAACGCGCACGTGTCTCCAGCCGTCCCGAGCATCCGACCATGCGACGAAAACTCCGCCGGCACCGTCCGCGAGAATCGTTGCACTCCAAATGGTGATCGGCTCGGGCGCCGGACGCAGCCCACCGGCCGGCCAATTGGAGTCGAGCTGGCCATTCGCGGTGACGTGAGCGACGCGAAAGCCGCTGAAGGCGGGCCACAACACGAAGGCGCCGCCTGCTCCGTCCGACGCGATCGAGTGGTCGCGCCACAAGTAGAACAACGGCTGCGGCGAAACGCCGCCGTCCCCGACGCGGACGCCACTCGTAGGCCAGCCGGCTGCGAGGTTCCCTCCCGAATCGTAGCGAGTGACGTAGGTCGCGAATTCCGTGTCGCTCAAGCTCACCCACGATACGAGCACGCCACCCGCGGGGTCGGCGCAGATCACCGTCGAGTACTGGAGACCGGCTCCGTCGCCGACTTTCGCGCCTTGCTCGGGCCAGGTCGCATGGGCGGCCGGGGCCATGACCGCGAGAGCCGACGCGATGCAGACGAGTCGGAATGCCAGTGGGATTCGCATGCGGGCCGTCTCGATCGGAGGGGTTGATTTCCGAGAAGCGTGATCGACCTGAAATGTTACGGCTCGCCCGCATCGCCTCAAAGGCGAATTTCTACAGAACTCAAGGAATTCGCGCGCGGTTGTGACTCTTACCCGCCCCACCCCTCATCCGCCGTCGGCCCGTAAATCGAGGGCACCGGCACGTCGAGCAGCCGGAAGTACACGGTGAGCTGCGCGCGGTGATGCACGAGATGGTTGATCGTCTGTCGCACCACCACGGATCGCGGCATCGTCATCAGCACCCTCTCGCCCATGGTGAGCGACCAGCCCACGGCGAGGTCTGCCTCGCTCGCTGCCATCAGCGCGGCCTTCGCCTCCGCCACGTTGCGATCGAAGCTGGCGAGCAGCGTCTGGGTGGTCTCGTTGCTGTACTTGGGCGCCTTCGACAGGTCGAGCGACGTCTCATGCACGATGTTGACGAGCCAGCCCGGCATGTTCGACACGAGCTGCGCCAGGTGTGCGAGCGAGAACGACTTCGTGTGCGGCTTCCACTCACCCTTGTCGCTCGGCACGCGTTCGAGCAGCCGCCGCGTGGTCGCCATCTCCTGATCGAACTCCGGAATCAGCTCTCCCTTGATGTTCACGTTGTCCCCCTAAGGCATCAACACGACGCGCTTCGAAAACGCGCGATCGCCGACGATCGTCCGAACGAAGTACACACCTGCTCCGACTCGGCTTCCATCCGAAGCATCCCCGCGCCACGTCAGAGGCCAGCGCCCCGCTGCCATCGTCTCGCGCGCAAGTTCACGCACCAGTCGCCCGCTCGCGTCGTAGATCGCGGCATCCACGCGCGCCGCACTCGGCAGTTCCACTCGCATCGCGATGCCTGCACGTGAAGGATTCCCGGACGTGATCGCGAACGCGACTTCGCGCGGCAAGTCATCGCCCACCGCGGTCGTCCCCGCCGGCAGCACCAGCGCTGTCCCACTTTCGTTGCCATGGATGTCCACTGCCGACACGCGGTACCAGAACGGGCTCGCGCCCGCATCGATGTACCAGCTCTGCGTGGGCGATGCGATGCGATTCGCGATCGACGGCACGAAGCTGGGCGAAGCGCCGCGATACAGGCGATAGTTCGCGAGGTCCGCTTCGCCGTTCGCGTTCCACAACAGCGTAGAGCCGCCGCTCGACCAGGTTCCCGCGAAGCCGCTCGGAATGGTTGGCGGGAGGTTGTCCACCGAGTAGGCCGAGTCCTGGTTCGAGAACCAGTACACGTCAGGCACCATCGGGCCCGGCGCGTTGAAGTAGTCCACCGCTTCCACGAGTAGCTGTGTGCGCGGGTTCGATCCCGCGATCGAATCGCTCTCGGTGTCCACGGTCATGCTGTAGCCCGCGAAGTGCTGGGCCGCGACACCGCCCGCGTACTCCCAGTAGGTCGCGTTCACGCCCGTACCGATCTCGCGCAACAGACTCGCGCGGCCTGCTCGCTTGGCCGCCAGCGCGATGTTGGGCGGTACCTGCCGCCACACCTGGTACCCGCGCACCAGCGGATCCACCGAGTTCTCGAGCGGGCTCGCGTTCCAGCTCACCCGGACCTGTCCGCCCTGATCGTTCGGCACATCGCGTGCGTTCACGATGCGAGGCTCGGACTGCCCGATCTGTCCGAACTGATCGATGCGCTGGGCGCTGATCGTGTAGGTCGGCGAGTTCGTCACGTCGAACCAGCTCGCGAACATGCCGCTCTGCCCGGTCGGCGCCACCACCGCCGAGTTCACTGCGCCCGGCTTCGCGCACACCATGTTGCCGGTGGCGTTCCAGCCCGAGGGGCGTGTGCCGTTGGCCTTGAGTCGCATCGCCTTCACGGTGGCTCCAGCGCCACCCGAGAACTCGTGCCACAGGACGATCGCGCCCCCCTGGCCGTCCGGCGTCGCCGTCGCGGGAATCTGGTAGAACGCGAACGTGGCCACGATCGCAAGTCCTGACGACGGCCATTGAGGATCGATCATGCCGTTGAGCAGCAGGTGTGAGCCGTACACGTCGCCCTGGACGTCGGTGCGCAGGTCGTACCAGAACACGAACGCACCACCCGCTCCGTCCGACACCACGATGGCGGAGTTCTGCTCGTCGGGGGCGGCTCCCGATAGATTGCGAATCACGAATCCGCCCGAGGGATAGACGTGCGTGCTGTTGATCTCGCTCGACGCGCCCTGCACCTGAGTCCACACCGCGATCACGCCGCCGACGCCGTCGGGAATCGCGTTGAGCTGCTGAATCAGGCCAGCGGCGAAGAGCTCGGCGACGTCGCCCCCCGCAGCAAACTGAGCAACGCCCGCTGAGTTCAACCGCTGTTTGTAGAGATTGTCGTTCGCCACGGTCAGGTCGCGCCACAGAATCCACATGCCGCCCACGCCGTCAGTGGCCGCGACGACCTGGTCCTGAATCGACGTGTTTGAGGCGACCGCCAGGCCGCTCGCACCCCACTGCAGCACCCCTGAAGCATTGAGTCGCTGCGCGTAGGCGTCGGTGTCGCCGATCGAGAAGTTGTAGGTCCAGGCGAACATCGCACCGCCGGTGCCGTCCGGGACCAGGCCGAAGCGCGTGGACTGCGAGTTTGGCTGCGTGGCAACGCGCACGCCGCCCGCCGTCCACAGTGCGGTGCCGGCGGAGTTGAGTCGCTGCGCAAAGATCGCGTCGACGCCGGCGACATTTTGCGCCCACGCGACGATGACGCCGCCGGTGCCGTCCGCGACGAGCGTTCCATTGAACTGAGAGGGCGAGCCGGTGGCGATCGGCAGGCCGTTCGCGTTCCACAGCAGCGTGCCGTTCGCATCGATCCGCTGCGCGTAGACATCGCTGTTCCCCGACCGCTCGTCTGACCACACCAGGTAGTAGCCGCCGGCGCCGTCGGCGATCGAAGCGGTCGTGAATCGCTGGCTCGCTGCCGAATAAATCGTGAGCGGTGATGCCGGATCGTTCGGCCACGCGGCGAGACACACGCCTGGAGTCAGCAGCGCCGCGAGGGCGCTTGCGAGAACGGTGAGGCGAAACCACGCCGACATCCGGGACATGAGCGACCTCCTGGTGAACGGGGTTCAATTCCTGCTCGTTCGGTCATGGAACGCAGCGATAGGCAGCACCTTCGGCCGCGGCCGAAGCTACTCCGCGGCTCGAGGCTGCTCAATCGCTATGTTTCGAGCGGTTGCGCTCAGTCCGGCTGATGCGCGGGGCGCAACAGATCGAGCACGGTCTTGACCGGGTTGAACACCTCGAGCGGCACTTCGATGAAGCGCGTGTTCCAGTGCGCCATCGCGCCGTTCCAGAGTCCCGGGCGTTCGAGCACGCGCAGCTCGCGGCCACCTGCCGACTTGCGAGTCAGAATGATCGCGTCGGGGTCCACGAACGCGTTCAGGTCGTAGGGCTGGCCCGTGGCGCTTCGCAGCCCGCAGGCGAGAAACACCGGATTGAAGTGCGTCCCGGCTTCGAACGCCGCGCGTTGCGCCGGCACCCGCATATTGACCTGCGCGCTCTCAACGATCTGCGGTGACAGCGCGCCGTCGCGGCCGCGTACCCAGAACGGGCCGCCGCCCGGCTCGCCGGTATTCGGCACCATGCCGCAGATGCGCAGCGGGCGGGCGAGCGCCGCGCGAGCGTCACGCCGTCGAGACTCCGCGTCGCCGCTGATCACTGCCGGGCGATTGAGCACTTCGCGCACGAACGCGAGCGCTTCGTCCGCCGCGTCGGCCGACGCATCGAGCCGTCGCACCAGCTCCTGCACGCGCGACTCGGTCTCGGCGGCAAGGCCCAGCAGTACGCGCGCCCACTCGAGGCTCGGTTCCCGAACGCGTGCATGCGCGACGTTGTCGATGTTCTTGATGAGCACCAGGTCGGCGCCGCATTCCGCCAGATTGGCGATCAGCGCGCCGTGCCCGGCGGGACGCAGCGTCAGGTGGCCGTCGGCGTCGCGAAAGGGCTGGCCATCGGCATCTGCCGCGAGCGTGTCGGTGGCGGGATGTTGAGACGAGAAGCGCACCTCGAGCGGCGCCTCGATGCGCGCCTCGACGCGCGCCCGAACCTGCGCCAGCAGCGCCTCGAACAGCGTCCGATGCTGTGGCGACACGGTGGCGTGCAGGCAGCAGCGCTTCGATGCGGCGCGCACCACCAGCCCGGCCTCGATGAGCTGAGCTTCGAATGCGGTGCGGATCTCCGCGCCCTCGCGATGGAACGGCAGCACGCCTTTGGGGCGATTCGCGTAGTCGAGCGCGCGAGCGTCGAGCAGCGCCGCGAGGATCGGCGCGAATGGCCCCGATCGCGCGTGAGCTTCGAGTGACGCGCCGGGCGTCATCTGAGCGAGAGTCTCCGCAAGCGCTTCGCGAAACGCGAAGCGAGGGAGTCCATCCAGAAACGCACGCAGCGCCTTCGCTTCGGGCTTGCCCGAGGCGGCCTGCGCGTCGAGTTCGGCCGGCGAGTCGGGGCGGCGCTCGGCCTGCACCTGCATCAGCTCCTTGAACATGCGACTCGCGGCACCCGAAGCCGGCACGAACCACTGCGCGCGACCCTCCGAGGCGGCATGCGCATGCGCGGCCAGCGCCCGTTCGCGCGTCGCGTCATCGAGCACTTCGATCCCGTCGCCTCGCGTGCACGGCCGTTCGAGCGTTGTCCACGCTTCGCCGCGTGCCAGCAGTGCGAGCTGGCGTTCGGCCTCGGCCGCGCTGATTCCGAGTGCCGCGAGCTGCGAGTGATCGGCGGGGGAAAGGGGGGAACTCATGCCGGCAGTTTCGACATTGCGCGCCGCAATCTCAAGCGCGCACCATGGCGTCGTGCCGTGCACCGTTCCGGCGCGGCGCCGATCCCCGACCGGGGAACAGGAGGCAGGCATGAGAGCAACGAAGCGGTTTCTCATCGCAGTCGCGGCCGTGGTCGCCGCGGCCCTCGCTCCGCATGCAGCACAGGCACACGGCTGGGAGCTGGGCATCGCAGGCATCGGCCAGCAGAACGTCGAGATCCGCAAGTGTTCGACCGGCGCCCTGATCACGACGGTGATGAGCCTTGCCGCCAATCCGGGATACTGCGGCAGCAACCTGCTCGTGAGCTTCAACAGCGCGGACGGTGGAGCCCAGGTCACGCTGGAGCCCGACGTTCAGTACGTCTTCACGTTCCAGAGCTGG contains:
- a CDS encoding DUF4301 family protein, which gives rise to MSSPLSPADHSQLAALGISAAEAERQLALLARGEAWTTLERPCTRGDGIEVLDDATRERALAAHAHAASEGRAQWFVPASGAASRMFKELMQVQAERRPDSPAELDAQAASGKPEAKALRAFLDGLPRFAFREALAETLAQMTPGASLEAHARSGPFAPILAALLDARALDYANRPKGVLPFHREGAEIRTAFEAQLIEAGLVVRAASKRCCLHATVSPQHRTLFEALLAQVRARVEARIEAPLEVRFSSQHPATDTLAADADGQPFRDADGHLTLRPAGHGALIANLAECGADLVLIKNIDNVAHARVREPSLEWARVLLGLAAETESRVQELVRRLDASADAADEALAFVREVLNRPAVISGDAESRRRDARAALARPLRICGMVPNTGEPGGGPFWVRGRDGALSPQIVESAQVNMRVPAQRAAFEAGTHFNPVFLACGLRSATGQPYDLNAFVDPDAIILTRKSAGGRELRVLERPGLWNGAMAHWNTRFIEVPLEVFNPVKTVLDLLRPAHQPD
- a CDS encoding T9SS type A sorting domain-containing protein, coding for MRIPLAFRLVCIASALAVMAPAAHATWPEQGAKVGDGAGLQYSTVICADPAGGVLVSWVSLSDTEFATYVTRYDSGGNLAAGWPTSGVRVGDGGVSPQPLFYLWRDHSIASDGAGGAFVLWPAFSGFRVAHVTANGQLDSNWPAGGLRPAPEPITIWSATILADGAGGVFVAWSDARDGWRHVRVHRLQVDGSPYPGWPTDGVLTKTGFNEQDKPVLSLDGSGGVWVGWSDDGTAAASRAQSLSVQTYLRVLQHVTAAGVVDPLVPASGIGVGGFDVYPEFGMVGDESGGVFVLWDGSDQPHARAGSFVQRLGPTGTPSSGWPALGNLYSTSGNSLHGQWSAADGLGGVLTAWNVYVPGAGHEDVRVQRIRPDATIPPGWDPLGVRVGAALANGDLPLTVTDGSGGAMVVWSDSSLTPGETDLFAQRVDAGGSLWPISGSDRLAVCTAPGFQGGSRLEPAGPGSAYVSWVDTRSDQGDVYVRKISIGESPTATMLVRFDAEPIEAGIRVSWEFSGPSPFSEVELFRASNATGPWTPVTAAIRREAGVSVAEDHSIEAGNPWWYRLEALSPDGERMAFGPIVVEAHPRLQDGLTAVSPNPSRGPVTIQFALTAPTEVRLSILDLAGREIANLAEGRHERGSYQLNWDGRAKHDRVPAGIYFVRYSTPERITTRRLAIAR